In a genomic window of Candidatus Omnitrophota bacterium:
- a CDS encoding rubrerythrin family protein — MGKTIKGSKTEKNLLKAFAGESQARNRYTYFASAARKEGYEQITNIFSETAENEKEHAKMFFKHLEGGDVEITAAYPAGMIEDTKSNLEAAAAGENLEWTTLYSDFAKIAKDEGFAEIARSFEQISKVEKFHESRYRKLINNIGNAEVFKKNAVVKWHCINCGYVVEGTEAPKECPACKHPQAYYEVLAENY; from the coding sequence ATGGGCAAAACAATTAAAGGTTCAAAGACAGAGAAAAATCTCCTGAAAGCTTTTGCCGGGGAATCTCAGGCACGGAATAGGTATACTTATTTTGCCAGCGCGGCACGAAAAGAGGGGTACGAACAGATCACCAATATCTTTAGCGAGACAGCGGAAAACGAAAAGGAACATGCCAAGATGTTTTTTAAACATTTGGAGGGCGGTGATGTGGAGATTACCGCGGCATATCCAGCAGGAATGATTGAGGATACCAAAAGCAATCTTGAGGCGGCCGCTGCCGGAGAAAATTTAGAATGGACAACTCTTTATTCGGATTTCGCCAAGATAGCAAAAGACGAGGGGTTTGCTGAGATAGCGCGGAGTTTTGAGCAGATATCCAAAGTAGAAAAATTTCATGAAAGCAGGTATAGGAAACTGATTAATAATATCGGCAATGCTGAAGTATTTAAGAAAAACGCGGTTGTTAAATGGCACTGCATTAACTGCGGCTACGTGGTAGAAGGGACTGAGGCGCCTAAAGAATGCCCTGCCTGTAAACATCCGCAGGCATATTACGAAGTTTTAGCGGAAAATTATTGA
- a CDS encoding L28 family ribosomal protein, producing MLKECVICKKVALTGKVLSRKGQYKSKGGTGSKIARWSKRKFLANLQTVHIVVNGTPKKAYICTKCIKKGNFQKAVPRKPKPAI from the coding sequence ATGCTTAAAGAATGCGTAATCTGTAAAAAAGTCGCCCTTACCGGAAAAGTTTTATCCAGAAAAGGACAGTATAAGTCCAAGGGCGGAACCGGTTCCAAGATCGCCCGCTGGAGCAAACGCAAATTTCTGGCCAATCTTCAGACTGTGCATATAGTAGTTAATGGCACGCCGAAGAAGGCCTACATCTGCACCAAGTGCATCAAAAAAGGCAATTTCCAAAAAGCGGTTCCCAGAAAACCCAAACCTGCTATTTAA
- the recJ gene encoding single-stranded-DNA-specific exonuclease RecJ yields MSSHKILRIATPHVSLQNQFSKELGISKILAQILINRKVTTVASAEKFLKPSIGDLFSPHLFADIPKAISLVKKAQENKERVMVFGDYDVDGITSTVLLKTTLEAMGLDVLHHIPHRITEGYGLNNEIVNFAKEKQVRLMVTADCGIVNHKEIQALRQANIDVIVTDHHEPQNSNLPAASCIINPKVKHSGYPYRELAGVGVAYKFAQGLAGSLLVDDLDLVTLGTIADSVPLTGENRIIVKEGLFRLPQTKRLGLRQIIENAGIENKKFNSTYVSFIIAPRLNAAGRMANAEVSLKLLMSQSITDAQDLAKELEKLNRERQKVEGKILEEAEELINHQVNFKDHKVIVIAKEDWHQGVLGIVASKLADRFYRPAIVISINENLCKGSARSIQNFHLFDALMDSKELLDSFGGHAHAAGLLITKDNIDDFRKSINKLASDRLNFDDLLPSRDIDLELSFADLNEGLVKELELLEPFGMANPEPLFYTRALRLKGEVQLLNRGTLKFWATDGVTTSQVIAFGMSSLRESLLQATSFDLVYTPKIDSWRQEESMILEAKDIFFK; encoded by the coding sequence ATGTCCTCGCATAAAATCTTAAGGATTGCCACTCCCCATGTTTCTCTGCAAAATCAGTTTTCCAAAGAATTAGGCATCTCAAAAATATTAGCCCAAATATTAATCAACCGCAAAGTCACCACGGTAGCTTCGGCGGAAAAATTCCTCAAACCTTCAATCGGCGATTTATTCAGCCCGCATTTATTCGCGGATATACCTAAAGCAATCAGCCTGGTGAAGAAGGCGCAAGAGAATAAAGAAAGGGTAATGGTCTTTGGCGATTATGATGTGGATGGGATAACCAGCACGGTCTTGCTTAAAACTACGCTTGAGGCAATGGGCTTGGATGTTTTGCACCATATTCCGCACCGGATTACCGAAGGTTATGGCCTAAATAATGAAATTGTTAATTTTGCCAAAGAAAAACAGGTAAGGCTTATGGTTACCGCTGACTGCGGGATCGTTAACCACAAAGAAATCCAGGCTTTGAGGCAGGCAAATATCGATGTCATCGTTACCGACCATCATGAGCCGCAAAATTCAAATTTACCCGCGGCATCCTGTATTATCAATCCCAAAGTAAAACATTCCGGTTATCCTTACCGGGAGCTGGCCGGGGTAGGGGTAGCTTATAAATTCGCTCAAGGCTTAGCCGGTTCTTTATTAGTTGATGACCTGGATTTGGTTACCTTAGGCACAATTGCCGATAGCGTGCCGTTAACCGGAGAAAACCGGATTATTGTCAAAGAAGGTTTGTTTAGATTACCGCAGACTAAAAGATTGGGCTTGCGGCAGATCATCGAAAACGCGGGAATCGAAAATAAAAAATTTAATTCTACCTATGTAAGTTTTATTATTGCTCCGCGCTTAAATGCTGCCGGCAGGATGGCTAATGCCGAAGTATCCTTAAAACTGCTGATGAGCCAGAGTATCACGGATGCGCAAGATTTAGCCAAAGAATTAGAGAAGTTAAATCGCGAGCGCCAGAAGGTTGAAGGGAAAATTTTAGAAGAAGCTGAGGAGCTGATTAACCATCAGGTTAATTTTAAGGACCATAAAGTCATTGTGATTGCCAAAGAAGACTGGCATCAGGGTGTTTTAGGGATTGTGGCTTCCAAGCTGGCGGATAGATTTTACCGGCCGGCGATTGTTATCTCAATTAATGAAAATTTATGCAAGGGCTCGGCGCGCTCCATCCAAAATTTCCATCTCTTTGACGCGTTGATGGATTCTAAGGAGCTCCTGGATAGTTTTGGCGGCCATGCCCATGCCGCCGGCCTCTTAATTACTAAAGATAATATCGATGATTTCAGGAAAAGTATTAATAAGTTGGCCAGCGACCGGTTGAACTTTGATGATTTGCTTCCCAGCCGGGATATTGATTTAGAGCTTAGTTTCGCGGATTTAAATGAGGGGTTAGTTAAGGAATTGGAACTTTTGGAGCCGTTTGGTATGGCCAATCCCGAACCTTTATTTTATACGCGCGCATTGAGGCTTAAAGGAGAAGTTCAGCTTTTAAACCGTGGGACTTTAAAGTTTTGGGCAACTGACGGAGTGACTACCAGCCAGGTAATTGCTTTTGGGATGAGCAGTTTAAGAGAAAGTTTGTTGCAGGCAACTTCTTTTGACTTGGTTTATACCCCGAAAATAGACAGTTGGCGCCAGGAGGAATCAATGATCCTTGAGGCCAAAGATATCTTTTTTAAATAG